GACAAACAAGTGTCTCTACTTATCCAGAAGATGGCTTGGGGTCAGACGATAAGTTGGCAGTTATCTGTAGACATCCAGAGAAAGGATTTGATCTCTTATCAAAAGTTCAATCTGTAATCAATACAAATCAGTCAGAGCAGAATAGCTCTGAACCAATGGAGGGATCAGAGGTCACTCATGGTGCTGTCTTAAGTGGGGAAATGGAAGTTGAATTTACCGAAGGCAATTTCACAGTAGAACAAAGCTTCAAGACTGATAATGTTGTGACAGATATAGATCTCCAATGTATGCTCACCCAAGGATACCCAGTGGACAAGATATCAGAAGATCAAGCAGAAGAAAATCAAACATCTGTTAGACGAGAAGAAGCATCAAGAGATCAGTCTCTACATATGGTTAAGGAACTGGAGGTTCCATTTGACAATGGAACTCTTGCTCAAGAGCACAAGGAAGTAGTTCTAGACCAAACACTGGAAGTAGATGACATTTCTGAGTCACAAGATGGAGGTGATCTCTTACCTGAAATTCATTCCATGATGGAAATGGACCATCCAGCAGAAGTCTTGGAAATTATGTCTACTATGAATGTTAGTAATCCAGATTTAGGAATAGAAGATGTGGGTCATGCCAATGAAGAACATTCTGAAGGAATTTTGTCAGAGGAAATTATTGTAGAAGAACATGAAAACCTTGAAGAACTTATTTCTGAAGGACTTGGATCCCTAATAGAATCTAAGCAGACATTCAAAGAAGAACATTATTCTTCCATTGGAATTGCTGTCACTGAGAACAAGAAAGAAGTTTCTGATGTTGAGATGGACATCGACTATACCTCAGTAGAGATTTtagaaaataataaagaagaagaaGTGAGCCGAGAGGAAGTAGATCAATCTTTTGTTACTCTAGATGACACATTGAGTGAACAGTTAGGAGATCATTCTGTAAATAATGCCAATGAGCGACAGGTAACATTGGAAAATGAATCCTTTGACCCCACTGAAGTAGTCCTAGACCAAACTTTGGAAGTAGATGATATCTCTGAgccacaaaatggaggtgaactCTTACGTGAAATTCATTCCATGATGGAAATGGACCATCCAGCAGACGTCTTGGAAATTAGGTCTACTACGAATGTTAGTAATTCAGATTTAGGGATGGAAGATGTGGGTCATGCCAATGAAGATCATTCTTCAGGAATTTTGTCAGAGGAAATTATTGTAGAAGAACATGAAAACCTTGAAGAACTTATTTCTGAAGGACTTGAATCCCCTATAGAATCTAAGCAGACATTCAAAGAAGAACAGTATTCTTCCATTGAAATTACTGTCCCTGAGAACAAGCAAGAAGTTTCTGATGTTGAAATAGACTTCGACCATACCTCAGTAGAGATCTTAGAAAATAATGATGGAAAAGAAGTGAGCCGAGAGGAAGTAGATCAATCTTTTGTTACTCTAGATGACACATTGAGTGGACAGTTAGGAGACCAGCCTCTGAATAATGGCAATGAGCACCAGGTTGCATTGGAAAATGAATCCGTTGACCTCACTGAAGTAGTTCTAGACCAAACTTTGGTCACACCAGGATACCCAGTGGACAAAATTtcagaggatccagcagaagaaaaTCAAACATCTGATAGACCAGATGAAGCATCAAGAGATGAGTCTCTAGATATGGTTAAGGAACTGGAGGTTCCATTTGACAATGGATCTCTTGCTCAAGAACACAAGGAAGTAGTGCTAGACCAAACAATGGAAGTAGATGACATCTCTGAGGCACAAGATGGAGGTGAATTCTTAACTGAAGTTCCTTCTATGATGTCAATGGATCATCCAGCAGAGGAATTAGAAATTATGTCTACTATGAATGTAGGTCAGTCAGATAAAGGGATGGAAGATGTGAGTCAATGCAATGAAGAAACTTTTGCAGGGATCTTGTCAGAGAAAATTGCCATAGAAGTACATGAAAACCTTGAAAAACATACTTCAAGTCACCAATTTACAGAAGAACTTGGATCTCTAATAGAAGCTAAGCAGACACTTGAGGAAGAACATTATCCTTTCATTGAAACTACTGTCACTGAGACTGTGATAGAATGTGGCATTGGTTTGGATAGTGACAATACCTCAATACAGATCTTGGAAAATAAGGAAGAAGATTACAAAGCAGTGGAAGATATAGCTTCCACTAGTCTATATGAGAAATCAAGTGAACATTTAGGAGATCAACCTCTCGATAATGTCAAGGAACTGGAAATTCCAATAGATACTGAATCTTCTGCTGAAGTGAACAGAGAAGAAATGGTATCTGTCCCAGATCTATATTCTGGAACACTGGAGAAAGGTGGTGATCTTTTATCCAACACTCCCCCCTCAGTCATTACATCTGTTATGAATGTAGATGTGCCAGATAATGGAATGGAAGATAGTGGTCAACCCAATGATGAAGCCAATGTAGATATCTTGTCTGAGACAGTCATTGTAGCACACCAAGAAGATCCTGATTCCTCATATTCAGAAGAACTTGGATCTAATTTAATGCTTGAACATACATCTGAGAAACAACATTATTCCACCATTGTCGTCCCAATGACTCAGGGAGAAGCTGCTGACATCAGCGTCCTAACAAAAGAAACTGATTCTTCATTAGAAACTCACAATAACTTTATCCCAGACCAAACATCAGAGAAGATTTCTGAAAATAAAGAGAAAGAATATCAAATAAGTCAATCTTCTGAAACTCTAGATGATGCATCTAGAAGACAATTTGAAGATCTTAAAGGCAATGACCATGTGATTCCGTTGGAGACTGGATCTCTTGTTGATGATATTCATGTAATTTTGAGATCCTCCTCAGAACTATCTGAGGATAAAGGGGATCTTCTTGCAGAGATGGTAGATCACCCACCAAAAGTCATTACAGTTGCCTCTGATGAAGAAGATCTATTGGACACAAGTAATATATGTGATATACTAGATGAATCAGCTGTATGTGCAGATATACCTTCAGAAACTGGTATTTCAGATGAACATGAGAAAATCCAGAATAATGTCCCAGTTATCTCTCAGGCAGATGAACTTGGATTCAGACAAGAGTCTAGCAAAGAACTTGAGGAAAATCAACTCATTTCTTCATTTCCAGTTTCCACTGAAGAATCCCACATTGGTTTGGACATTGTCAATACCACAGAAGAAAGTATGAAGGTTCTAGTAGAAGATAATGAGCATAAAGAAATGGATCTTTTATCAGAAATCCAATCTTTGATGACTTCCGATTACTCAATCACAACAATCTTGTCTACTGTCAATGTAGTTGTATCAGATGAAGCTAGCGAAAAAGACTCCTTGCCAAAGTCTATCACAATGAATGATAAGGAAGGTTCCGAGGAGACCACCCATGAGTTGCATCCTAAACAACCAAGTAAGGAACTGGAGAAGAATCTCCTAGAGCAAGCTTCCTCCTCACCAACTTTGACCTTTTCAGAAGACATCACTGGTTTTGATATAAATGAATCCTCAAAAACATCAGAGATTCAGCTACTGGAGCATACGAGTCAGGAGGAAATTGAAGTTGAAGGTAAGGAAAAGCTTTCTAATGACGAAGTCTTGCACTTGGGGCAAACCAAGCATGTCATCACAATCCACACTGAAGAACCATCAAAAGTCATAGAGCCACCAACCCGTATAGAATTGAGTGGAGATTCATTTAGCCATCACAAAGAAACATTAATGGAACCAAgtatggaagaagaagaagatgatgtTGACAACAACCTGGTAAGTGTCTGGCCATTTATCTGCTTTGGTTATATAGTATTCACAGCATGCTGTAAAGTGAGAATGCCTTTCTAaacatagatttccattatgcAGTACTTGATATAATGCAGTTGTCATATGTTGTGTTGCcatcagctccctcataacacaCTGGACGTCAGCGCCCAGAAGAGCCGTGTACAATTACGTAGAAAAACCTCCATTCGCCGTAAGCAGGGGCAGCGACAAGCTACACCTGAGAGTGAACCCATCGAACGACCACAGCCAGTCATAAGGCCTCGGCCAATGGGAGTAGCAATATTTCCTGGAAACATGCCAATATTTTCAATACCTCCCACCATGACACCTGAAGTATCATATCCTGAAGAAGAGCGGAAGGAAGAGAAGCCTGTGCAGGAGGATCTCCTGGTGAAGCCCAAGAAGGGGATACCTAAGCATGGCGGGTAAAGATTGTTAGTTTCTACTCGGTATTATGGATCCTCCTTATCTGTTCATCCTTAGCTTCCTGGTTCTTGGATATAAGGCCGTTATTTCAAAGCCCTACAACTAGTTTGACATGTCTGTCATAGGCAGGTGCGAAATTGGGCAAGTTCAATATGGGAATGGGTCAATAATGTGAATGGATTTGAGACTTGGTCTCACTAGGGGGCACTCCATCCAGTATTTGCAGTCACCCCAATATTCAGCTttgtatatacagatagatacatCATAATGGGAGGGAATTTTCCTTTGTAAATGTAAAGCAACTTAAAAAAGGAAgtaagtgcccccctatcattggCCGAGGGAGGATCTGCAGGTCGACTCCTCAGCCCAAAAGATAATTTTACACTTTTCACAGGCACGATGACAAACAGTGAGAATCGGAACTTCTGTAATGACATTGAGGGCTGTGAATTTCCCTGTGCGGCTTCCAGCAATCACCACAATCGGGGGAAACCCTAATGGGATCTGACTGTGGCATAAACACCACCATCCCCACCTCCCCGCCCGGCCTGTAGGGAGACATTATGTTTTGATCATGTGATGTTTACTCCATAAAATGATGAGTTATTATAGTAATACGGCGGGGTGTATTCCTGTCATTAACTCTTTATCCATCTCTGTATAAACAGGTTCGGGATCCCACACCCCAAGATGATGCAGGAGCTACAGGCCCGTCTGAAGAAGAAGAAACCAAACGAGTGACCGGAGGGGGATCCTTGTGAATGTACttaatgtattgtatatagtgataaataATAAAGATTGTCTATGAAATGTACGATGAGACCAGAGTGCCGCCATCACTGTGACTGACCCCTATTAGGTTCACTTACTTCTGCTTTATAGGGTGAGGGCGGGTTTACACCTACGCCTGAtctctggcagacagtgtccagccGTGAACACCGGTGAACGTTGTGTGGTCTTCGCAgcgaaacctgtttttttttaaaccggacacaaaatcctgcatgtccgactttgtgtctggttataaagaaaacagtttcaccgcggagaacacaaaacgctcacaggcgctcatggccggacactttccaaacccattcaaatgaatgggtttgaaaaatcactgcaggcttccgtctcctgtccagtttcgggcaggaaacggaaacctgcaaaacggagaccggggcgcagatgtgaacccgccctgatggAGGTGCATAAACGTGACCCCATAACATTGCCAGCCATAGTCAATGTACTCATAATCTCTCCAAACACATCCACAGAGCCTCAATGAAAATCTAGCTatggtgcccccataacagtgacagccccagagacACTGCTAACTACAGAGACATTATATAGCACCCCATAACAATGCCAGCACCAGAGATCCCATACAGTGCCCACCACACCATGTCACCATGGAAGGCTAGGTACAGCACCCCCAAGACCTCCATAACTGAGCGAACTGCAGAGCCCCCTTCTGCTGTAGATACAACCCCCCCCAATAGTGCTAGCCACAATATTACCAACGCCTATATAGTGCTGGCCACAGAGCGCACATACAGTACCAAACACAGAATCCCCATAACAGTTCCAGCTACCACCCCTATAGCCTGTGCTAACCGCAGATTCCCTAACAATACCTCTGACAAGAGTGTCAGAGATAGACCCCAATACAACAATCCCGACCCCCTATGGATCCACCACCCTGCGGACACTAGACATGAGATATCTCATCATGGATATATCCATCTACTGCGCGCTCCTCAGGGACTATATAAATCTATGTGAAACAGatttatatatatgtaaacaTGGGGGATGGGCAGTTGTTTATTTGGAAGGGAAGGATACGAGTTGTGTTTCTACTAAGACTAGGATTTCCCCCTATCATTCAGTGACTCAAAAACAAATAGTCTTCTGGGCAGCGCCATCAGGGATCTTCCACACCCTCGCTGTATCCTTCCTTTTAAGGAAAAAGGAATAAGGAGCATTTTTTGGGCAATGAGGAACATGATACAAAAGATGTAACAACGCGAGCATTACGTGCCCCATTAATTGTGGGTATTTTAATGACATTTTCAGTATTGTACAAATCAAAAAGTGGCAAAAGTTTCCAAATGtggaatttttctttatttaaattAAGAATAAAAAGAAGAACAAAATGTAAATGTATAAAGTCGTAACAATGGCCACAAAATGTACCAAAAACATAATTTACCATAAATTAATCTCACACATTTATGAACAGGAATGCAAAATCATCTCGAAACGCGTGACGGGATGAAACGCTGAGTTTTGGAAGGAGCCCTTGAACAGCAGAAAACTCCATGGTGTAGTCACTGCCTTTCCTAACAACAAAACACTTCCACAAAATGAGACCGTGACTTAACAGAATTGTGTAATTGTGTGAATTTAACCACTTTGAGGCCGGAGCACATGAACTGGTCTACAAACGGAAAATGGCTGGAACACACATGAGAAGACAACTCTGAGATATTAGGTCACCTTAAATGACTTGGGTTACTAGTTTGGGACTGGACATTTAcagtgttacatagtagatgaggttggatgaagacatcagtccatcaagtccaacctataaccctacaatccctacagtgttgatccaggggaaggcaaaaaaaaaaaaaacatgaggttcAGTACATCATCGGGGTAGTGTATGACAAATTTGGCATGTGTTGATGCACAGTTGGCCAACTAAGACATGGAGAGAAGAAGGTTGTAGACTACGAAATGACGGAGAAGAGTCTATCAATCTGGGACAATCCTGAACTAGGACATGTTGGTTAAGAATGTTCTACATAATTTGTCAAAGTTGTGCGTGTACGATGAAGAAGAGTTGGCCAATGAAGGCGTGTAGATGAGGTGCATTGTAGACTATGAAATGATGGAGAAAAGTCGATCAGTCTGGGACAGTCCAGAACTAGGATACATTGGTGAACAATTTTCTACAAAATTGGTAAAATTCGTAAAAGTTGGTAAAACTGGTAAAAGTTTTGAGTGTGCAATGAAGAAGACAATGAGGGTATGTGGATGTGGAGGGTTGTAGACTATGAAATGAAGAAGAGTCTGTCAGTCAGGGACAATCCAGAAGTAGGACACGTTGGTTaagaattttctaaaaaaaattgtaaaagttTTGAGTGCCCAATGAAAAAAGAGTTGGCCAACCAGGAAATGATCATGACGGACATTGCAGTTGGGAAATGGTGCAAAACACAAATCTAAAGCTTGGTAGAGAGTTATCTACAACTAGGAAGAACATGACTAGGAAGAGTTGGTTAAAGAACCTGATGAAGGTTCTTGGAGTCTACAACATGTTATGGAAGGGTCATATCTATAATGGTATTAACATTTTAGATGTTGTCAACAACTACAGTCTTGTAGACTAGGAAATGGTGGAGTAGAGTCTAAAATACATTGGTAAGAGATTCATTTCTTAGAAGGAAGAGAGCTATTACAAGATCGGTGAATGGTGGGACAGTGTACGTGAAGAGATGACTAGTTAGAACCTGATGATGAGCAATGTGGTTTCAAAACAAATGATGGATGAGTGTGTGGTCCTCAAGAACTGCTGGTAAAGATTGTAACAGTCTAGAACAATAGTCTGGTAGTTGGCGGTGACTCGGATATGAGGTTACTAGATGAGGATTTCTTGATAGGACATACATTGATAAGCTGGACATTTTGGTAAGGCCTGCTAGTAAATGGTATAGCAGCAAACACCAAGGGCACATTGTTCAAAGACGAAGTCTGTCCACGCAAGGACATCAGCTGCCAAATAGacttatataaatataaaaaactgtaaaaatatataaaaatattttataaaactaGCTAAACCTTCACAGATCTGCACAGGATTTCCTGTGATATTGGCAGAGCCTCAACCACTGCCATCTGTCATATTCAGTGACAAGTAGAGATGTTGTAGAGTGTTACCCATCACAGCAACATCCGAATGTCAGTGCAATATCCAGaacacaataaataataataaataatcatatataatattaataatagaaTAAATATTGTCAGAGCAGATAACGGAAGTGGCAGGAGGGCAAGAGAGGTCCATAGGCGGGGAAACGGGAAAGTGAGATCCCTGAGATGAAAAACTGGACTTTGGGGTacaaaacaatgacagactgataattggagtacaggacaatgacacagtgACACtcgggtacaagataatgacacactgacactcgggtacaggacaatgacacgctgacactcgggtacaggacaatgacacgctgacactcgggtacaggacaatgacacactgacactcggGTACaagatgacacactgacactcgagtacaggacaatgacacactgacactcggatacaggacaatgacacactgacactcagGTACAAGACAATGACATGCTGACACTCGGGTACCggataatgacacactgacacctggggtacaggacaatgacatactgacactcgggtacaggacaatgacacactgacactcgggtacaggacaatgacacactgacactcgggtacaggacaatgacacactgacactcgggtacaggacaatgacacactgacactcgggtacaggataatgacacactgacacctggggtacaggacaatgacatgttgatacttagggtacaggataatgacacactgacactcagatacaggataatgacacactgacactcgggtacaggacaatgacaagcTGACACTCGGATACAGGACaatgacatgctgacacttggggtacaggacaatgacacactgacacttggggtacaggacaatgacacactgacacttggggtacaggacaatgacatgctgacacttaggttacaggataatgacacattGGCACTTTCACAAGTTTCTCAGCCTAGTTTCGTCTCTCGCCCTCCACAGCTTACAGTACAGAGGTGTAATAGTGTATTAGTCAGCAGTATCGTTCATAGTATTTGGGGGGATAATACATCCACATAATATGAGTATCATTCCCCACACCCAAAATTCTCCCTACTTTCAACCATGAAAACGTTGCAGTATGGAGTACTCCCTCACCGCACGGAGCAGAGTTTTTTCCATAGTACGAAGAACTTGGTACATTTTCAGACAATTGTGCCAGTCAGTGGCGCCAGTCCTTTGGGGCTCCGGGGCTGAAATTTTGGTGTGACTGAGTCCAAGTAGTGACATCTATAAAGAACagcatattattaaatatacaGAATGACAGGATAGACCCCTTCACCCATGATGACACCAATCTGGTGGTCTGGAGGTCAAACTGGCCAGACCACCAAATGAGGAGTAGATCCTTCCTTTAATTTTACTTGATCCTATGTAGTCATTTCTATGGTTGTGTTACTGACCTGTCTATGGATGTGAAGTAGTAGATCTCGAAGATCTAGACGTACATGAGCGATGCTTCTTTTGAGAGGTGATGGTAAGCCTTCcttgatctcttccttctccaTCTTTTCTAGTTCCTCTAAATACACTGGGTAGACCTGAAGAGCCTCACTGAGGAACCTGAGACGGTCACTTGGCTGAAGAAAGTAGAAGGTGTTAGAACTGTAGATAAGGCATTAAGTGTTAAGAAATGGAAGCAATGGTTGGAGAACGTCCAAGACTCACCTGTAGCTCCAGCCAAGCACTAACATTGATGGCAACGGAGGTGAGGTTATGAGAGGTCCCTGTGAAGTCCAAGTGTGACCCAGGCAATTTCCACATTCGCTAAAAACAAGAGAACGTTGTTATTAAGACAACAAAAAACCTTTACCAGGCAAAAACTTTAAGGAGAACATCTACACTACAGATTCTGGGACAAGGGGATGTAACTATGGCCAATCCTGAGGTTACCTGGTACGTAACATGTAGGATATGGATCTATGAATATGACGTCTTGGTTACATCAAAGTCCAGTTTGAATCTCCTCGGCCGGCCAGGACATGTACCTCCACTCGTGAAATGTTTATATAGGGTTTTGCTCATGAAAAGGGCTGCCTGTGTTATGCCTCTGAGGAGCTCAGGTTATCCTCAGCAGAAATGCGTCGGGCTTCGACATGCTTGAGTGTTTTACCTAGAATTTATCATGTAAGTTCTCCAAGTAGAGGTTTAGCAATGATCCCGGGATCGGTCTTTGTCTGACCCTTCAGCTAGATTGTGCGTGGCTCCAGTTACTACTCTACTATATGTGTGTGTTGGCTTCTATACGCTACCCAGTGGCTAATATGCCATTGAACATTAAACTATATCCCTAATGTAGTCCCATTATTAAACATGTACACCATCTGGTGAGAGATCAATGGGATAATAGATAGCAGATATTGGGGCATGGACACATACACGCTCTTATTAAGATATATTACCCATTGCATATTGGTGACCAGTTGGTTTATCAAATAAAGGGCCACCACTTTATATCAACCCGAGGATCCATGGTATGAAAACAGTATCAGCAGGAGATTGCTCCCGGGGAATATTCTTAACCTTATGATATCAGCTAATTGTGGCTCTATTGATCCCTTATGCTGACGGGCCATATTTGGTCTTGGATACGTTCTTTTAGGCAATGGCCTATGAGCCATTTTTCTACGTATTGATAATGCTATACTAATTTGATTCTTATTCTTGGGGTTCCTACTAGTAGTCC
This region of Leptodactylus fuscus isolate aLepFus1 chromosome 8, aLepFus1.hap2, whole genome shotgun sequence genomic DNA includes:
- the APOBR gene encoding apolipoprotein B receptor encodes the protein MEFLQRHLPRVYQAVQSALDYITNVTAQIFGAPPNAPQPGNARAKTPLRPEEEMAPAGQEEAKVQGADHMTLSLDASLDDAALEATEESMKIYGIQQGVENQAQETVVRHRKENVDRSLHDLHDTINDGKDTFSPHQITIKKHEDQNQSKVTTHDQKPEKPEDIDDIPCTVVREVLHAEVHTVVNEEVQTLDQETLVYEEYTGIKTDENSSPFSLEDLMRDIEPKRYREQEIPSTSNQVLKDNLNLEMKENSCSSSNVNVSPSPEKIIIIHQEISEGGLICHVEADQGSPEDVLTAPVMMEYDDLDVPDIKTQHKKLVTPVSAADSSPCDQGEEGRKTWEHLQETAVRLAQHCDLLQDDDQEIDMLESYETPKSIQVDEMHSSRPIEQGNSGELLEKTSHDSKEVKEPSEDEEQSEEVSSLSRPEEENHHDEQDQKVEKMKRRVHFSPSTEERDQMIGLTLDDFIQEGALEPITEYRGLPPYSLSRPQPNSEENNLGSIGSYHDNKTSMTDTTTEEDQVNPLDTIHTIWYDDLEMNTDEDTCNSRADVTYTSVSLGFQPQDTIVVNPDEKSPKELSTDVPSVEEMKKDKEEPTKNSMSTSDNIPNFIVDSEVECHHEEGTQSFNKVDNSSGFVSDHSRQEGSNSGDYEVTSISLEAICQLIDETKVELLVNEGKESLTQHVHGDGNIEYADSKKEQHELWHHPSAEEIKDSSEGALTSMTAELYLHESVSRLQGELHELHENMVVEYTVDEGYNQTSVQVCDMSKYEQSQDNIIRIDSSTADQVQKGEDPGEHNEPSVGRNPLMMTEIQKEEDVIGKECEDIGEMRQISEQIEEHVSGKNGHKIQGIEDDMLDQSEGLGTFSDSNKELGSQKDQNPTQEMEELSEQLDYEDSDNEVMSKDEEKGQTNQRVSGSNENPTTVTDLNIIPETEPRQTSVSTYPEDGLGSDDKLAVICRHPEKGFDLLSKVQSVINTNQSEQNSSEPMEGSEVTHGAVLSGEMEVEFTEGNFTVEQSFKTDNVVTDIDLQCMLTQGYPVDKISEDQAEENQTSVRREEASRDQSLHMVKELEVPFDNGTLAQEHKEVVLDQTLEVDDISESQDGGDLLPEIHSMMEMDHPAEVLEIMSTMNVSNPDLGIEDVGHANEEHSEGILSEEIIVEEHENLEELISEGLGSLIESKQTFKEEHYSSIGIAVTENKKEVSDVEMDIDYTSVEILENNKEEEVSREEVDQSFVTLDDTLSEQLGDHSVNNANERQVTLENESFDPTEVVLDQTLEVDDISEPQNGGELLREIHSMMEMDHPADVLEIRSTTNVSNSDLGMEDVGHANEDHSSGILSEEIIVEEHENLEELISEGLESPIESKQTFKEEQYSSIEITVPENKQEVSDVEIDFDHTSVEILENNDGKEVSREEVDQSFVTLDDTLSGQLGDQPLNNGNEHQVALENESVDLTEVVLDQTLVTPGYPVDKISEDPAEENQTSDRPDEASRDESLDMVKELEVPFDNGSLAQEHKEVVLDQTMEVDDISEAQDGGEFLTEVPSMMSMDHPAEELEIMSTMNVGQSDKGMEDVSQCNEETFAGILSEKIAIEVHENLEKHTSSHQFTEELGSLIEAKQTLEEEHYPFIETTVTETVIECGIGLDSDNTSIQILENKEEDYKAVEDIASTSLYEKSSEHLGDQPLDNVKELEIPIDTESSAEVNREEMVSVPDLYSGTLEKGGDLLSNTPPSVITSVMNVDVPDNGMEDSGQPNDEANVDILSETVIVAHQEDPDSSYSEELGSNLMLEHTSEKQHYSTIVVPMTQGEAADISVLTKETDSSLETHNNFIPDQTSEKISENKEKEYQISQSSETLDDASRRQFEDLKGNDHVIPLETGSLVDDIHVILRSSSELSEDKGDLLAEMVDHPPKVITVASDEEDLLDTSNICDILDESAVCADIPSETGISDEHEKIQNNVPVISQADELGFRQESSKELEENQLISSFPVSTEESHIGLDIVNTTEESMKVLVEDNEHKEMDLLSEIQSLMTSDYSITTILSTVNVVVSDEASEKDSLPKSITMNDKEGSEETTHELHPKQPSKELEKNLLEQASSSPTLTFSEDITGFDINESSKTSEIQLLEHTSQEEIEVEGKEKLSNDEVLHLGQTKHVITIHTEEPSKVIEPPTRIELSGDSFSHHKETLMEPSMEEEEDDVDNNLLPHNTLDVSAQKSRVQLRRKTSIRRKQGQRQATPESEPIERPQPVIRPRPMGVAIFPGNMPIFSIPPTMTPEVSYPEEERKEEKPVQEDLLVKPKKGIPKHGGFGIPHPKMMQELQARLKKKKPNE